Within the Streptomyces vilmorinianum genome, the region GCTGCTTGTGCTCCGGGCACAGCCCGCAGTCCGACGGACAGCCGTCCCTCACCTCGGTCTGGAAGACGAGCGGGATCGTGCCGGGCTTGTTGAAACGGGTGGAGGACAGGTACTCCTCGGCGTCCCCGTAGACGAGGGCCTCGAACTCACCGTGACCGCGGCAGCGTTTGCGCAGGTACACCTTGTTGTCGCGGATGTTGACCTGCGCGTCGACCGGTGTCTTGCACATCGGGCAGATCGACTTGGTGAACTCGACGAACACCTCGTCGCGGTCCACCTTGCGCCGTGGCTCGGGGGTGGCCTGGGTCATCCTGGACTCCTCCTGCTCGCGAGTGCGCCACGATCCGCAGCACCATGATCCGAACGCTAGGCCCGGATCGGAGCGGAGAACTGTAAGCGCGCTCACGACAGGGCCGAGCGTCTCTCCGCCTCCTGTCCGACCGCTGCCAGGGACGCCGCGACGGTCGCCTCCCAGCGCGGAGCGACCACGCCGCCCCACCACTGGCCCGCCCGCCACAGGTCCGTGGAGAGCTCACCCTCGTACACCAGCCGGGTTCCCGGCCCCCGCTCGCTGAGCGTGAACGACTCCGTGACGGCGGGCACGGGCCCTCGTACGAGCCGGAAGTCGACCCGCTCCGGCCGGGTGAACCTGACCGTCTCCACCGTCGTCGACGTCAGCCGGCCACCCGCGACCGGGGTGTGATGCGCCGCCAGCACCATGTCGGCACCACGCTCCACCACCTGCACTTTCTCCCGCATCGCCCGCGTGGCCTGCCCCAGATACGGCTGGGCGATCACCTCGAAGACCGTCTCGCGGGGCGCCGCGATGTCGACCGTCTGCGGCCCCAGCGGGCGCGTCCTGCGGCCGATACCCACGTCCAGGGGCAGCGCCCCCGTCACCAGCCCCAGATACCCGGCCACCGCACCCCCTACGGCCCCCACGGCCACCAACCCGCCGGTCACCCATGCCATGCCCGCGTCCTTCCTGCTCGGCCTGTTCCTCCGTCTCGGACCGAGGCTAGGGCGGATGCCCCTGCTGATCGGTGAGCGCGCCCACCTTCGACCACCGTCCGGCCGCATACCGTGAGTACGACCGTCACCCCACGAAGGGACACGGGCGTGGAGTCCGCAGCGAAGTCCGTATCCGAGTACGCCGACAGCCGCGCTGCCACCGATGCCCTCCTGAGCGTCCTGCGGGAAGGCCGCATGTCGCCGCCTGCCCTCGCACGGTTCATGAGCCAGGCCGCCCACAGATCACTACGGCAAGCGGCCGACCGCCCGCGCGCCCTGGCCGAGCTCACCGCCCTGCACGGTCTGCTTCTCGCCCTGGCCGCGGGCAGGCGCCCGGGACGCCGCTGGGTGGCGACCAGCTGGGCGCTCGCCGCACTGCACCTGGGCCTGCTGGAACGGCGCGAACGGCTCACCACCGCCGACACGCTCACCCTCATCCGCGCCAACCTCCCGGCGCTGCCCGGCGGGGCGAGCCGCTGGTCCGGGCTGCTGGCGATCACCCTCGACCTCGCCGACGGCCGCCTGGCGCGCCGTCACGGCACCGCCTCCCCGTTCGGCGACTACGCCGACACGTTCGCCGACGCCGCCTACTGGACCTGGCTCACCCTGGGCCACGAGCCCAGCCGCACCGTACGGGCAGCCGCCGTCGCCGCCTGGGCGCTGCCCGTCGTCACCGTCACGGCGATCGCGCTGCGCGGCGGCGCCATGCCCGAGCGGCCCCGCCCCACCCTGCTCCGGCCGGCCGCCGCCCTGCAGGGTCTCGTCGCGCTACGCCACCTCACCCGCCGCTGACGCTTCGTCCGGGGAGGGCCCACGCCAGGCCCGGCCCGTCACATGAGCCGGGAACCCGGGTCTCGGACCAGGGGCGCCGTACCCACGGAGTTGCTCACGTTGAAGGTGATGCTCCCCGCTCGGTAGCGGTCGTCCGTCCATTCGATGGGGCGGCCGTCCGGGTTGCTGGTGAGATGGCGTTGGCGGAGGAGGGGGCTTCCCCGGCGGACGCGGAGCAGACGGGCGTCGTCGCTTCCGGCGGGGACGGCGTCGATGAGGTGTTCGCCGTAGTGGGCGACGATTCCGGCTTCCTCGGCCATGCTGTCCATGATCGAGGCGCAGTCGACGGGCAGCGTTTCGACGGTGGGTGCGACCCAGTCGGCGTATGCGGTGCGCTCCACCATCACCGGTTCGCCGTCCAGGAAGCGCAGCCGCAGGACGTCCAGGATCTCGGCCCCCTCGGGGAGGGTGAGACGGCGCGCCTCCTCCGGGGTGGCGCGGCGGCGTTCACGGTGGAGGAAGCGGCTTGTCGCTTCGTAACCCATGGTCCGTGCCCACTGGGCGAAGCTGTGGAGCTCGGCGAAGCTGTGCCGGCGCTCCTTGCGGAGCACGATGCGGCGGGCACCCTGGCGTGAGCCGATGAGCCCTTCCGAGGTGAGCAGGGCCACGGCCTGGCGCACCGTACCGCGCGACGCGGACCAGCGGGCGGCGAGGTCGCTCTCGGACGGCAGGCGGGCGCCGACGGGGTATTCGCCCCTGAGGATCGACCGGCGGAGTCCCTCCGCGATCTCCACGTAGATCGCCGTCACGACGTCCCCTCCTTGTGTCCGCGATTGCGCACAGTCCGTCACGACGTGTGCTGTTCCCCGCTCACCCTAACCCGCGGGTTCCGCGGCCGGTGCTTCTTCCCGCCCGTCTCAAGTCACCTGCATTCACCTGCGGTTCACCGCAACCGGCTCTTCCGGGAGCCGTGTGCGGGCCGTCATGTCCCGTTCATCTCTCGGACAGCATGCGCGGGCGAACTAGGGGCGGCTTGTTCAGACAAGTTCCGTCACTCGCTCCTGGGAGAACCCGTGCGTAGAACCTCCGTCCGCGGCGCCGCCGTCCTGCTCGGCGCCGTCGTCCTGACCACCGTCACCGCCTGTGGAGCCGCACCCGAGGGCGCGGCGGGCGCCGCAGGCGATGGCGCGAAGGCGGCCACCGCGGCTTCGGCCGAGGACTTCGGCGGCATGGACGCCCTCGTCAAGGCGGCCAAGCAGGAGGGCACGCTCCACGTCATCGCCCTGCCGCCGGACTGGGCCAACTACGGCGAGCTGATCAAGGCGTTCGAGACGAAGTACGGGATCAAGGTCGAGAGCGAGAACCCGGACGCGTCCAGCGCCGACGAGATCGCCGCCGTCAAGTCACGCAAGGGCCAGAAGCGCGCGCCCGACGTCCTCGACCTGGGCATCGCCTTCGCCCGCAGCGGCGCCGAGGAGGGCCTGTTCGCCCCGTACAAGGTCGAGGCGTGGGACAAGATCCCCGCGGGCCAGAAGGACGAGACCGGGCGCTGGTACAACGACTACGGCGGCTACGTCTCCATCGGCTGCGACGCCAAGCGGATCGCGAACTGCCCGCAGACCTTCGCCGACCTCCTCAAGCCCGAGTACAAGGGCAAGGTCGCGCTCAACGGCAACCCCACCAAGTCCGGTTCGGCCTTCGGAGGCGTGTACGCGGCCGCCCTCGCCGACAAGGGCTCCTTCGCCGACATCCAGCCCGGCATCGACTTCTTCGGCAAGCTGAAGAAGAGCGGCAACTTCATCCCCGTCGAGTCCACCCCGGCCACGGTCGAGAAGGGCGAGACGCCCATCAGCATCGACTGGGACTACCTCAACGCCGGCTACGCCGACCAGTTCAAGGACAAGGGCGTCGACTGGAAGGTCGCCGTCCCGGCCGACGGCGTGTACGCCCAGTTCTACTCCCAGGCCATCAACAAGGACGCCCCGCACCCCGCGGCCGCCCGCCTGTGGATGGAGTTCCTCTACAGCACCGAGGGCCAGAACCTCTGGCTCAAGGGATACGCCCGCCCCGTCCTGCTGCCCGCCATGACCGCCGACGGCAGCGCCGACAAGACGTTCGTCGCCAAGCTGCCCAAGGTCGACGGCACCCCGGCCTTCCCGACCTCCGCCGAGCTGGACAAGGCCAAGGCCACGCTCGCCGAGAAGTGGGACAAGGCCGTCTCCTGATGCCGTCCGTCTCCTCCACCCCCACGAAGGGAACCGCCGGCGGCACCCGCCGCCGGCGGCGCGGCCCGCGCACCTGGCTCGCCGCCCTCCCGCTGATCGTCTTCACCGGCCTGTGCTTCGGACTGCCCCTCTGCGCCCTGCTGTACGGCGCCGTGACCCGCACCGACCCGGCCACCGGCGCCACCGCCCTGACCGGTGAGCACCTGAGCCGCTCGCTCCAGGGCCCCTACCTGGGCTCCCTCGTCGGCAGCGTGCAGCTGTCCGCCCTCACCGCCCTGATCGGCTCCGTCCTCGGCGTCCTCATCGCCCAGGCCGTCGTCACCTCCCGCTCCCGGGCGCTGCGCGGCGCCGTCCTCACCGCCTCCGGCGTCCTCGCCAACTTCGGTGGCGTACCACTGGCGTTCGCGTTCATCGCGACCCTCGGCATCTCCGGCGTCGTCACCCAGCTCGCCGACCTCACCTCCCTCGGCTGGAACCTGTACTCGTTCACCGGCCTCACCGTCGTCTACCTGTACTTCCTCATCCCGCTCATGGTCCTGGTGATCCTCCCCGCGCTCGACGGCCTGCGGCCCCAGTGGCGCGAGGCCGCACAGAACGCGGGCGCCGGCGGCCGGCAGTACTGGCGCCACGTCGGCATCCCGGTCCTCGCGCCCTCGCTGCTCGGCGGGTTCGTGCTGCTCTTCGGCAGCGCCTTCGCCGCCCACGCGACGGCCGCCGCGCTCGTCGGCGGATCCGTACCCCTGGTCACCCTGAAGATCGCGGACGCGCTCTCCGGGAACGTTCTGGTCGGCCAGGAGAACGTGGCCCTCGCCCTCGGCCTCGACATGATCCTGATCGCCGGCGCGGTCATGGCCGTCTACCTTCCCCTCCAGCGCAGGAGCGCCCGATGGCTGCGATGACCCCCACCGCCCCGGACGTCGCACCGGAGGGCGGGGCGCGGGCGGACCGGCCCGCCACCCCCGCACGAACCGGCCGCCGATCCGGCCCCCGCCCCCGCCTGTGGCGCGGTCTCGTCCTCGGCCTCGGCGGCGCGTACTTCCTCGTCCCGCTGATCGCGTCGTTCGTGTTCACGGTGCACACCCCCGGCCAGGGCGTCTCCTTCGAGGCGTACACCGCGCTCCTGACCGCCGAAGGCTTCACCGAGAGCCTGCTGCTCTCCCTCGGTCTCGCCGCCGCCACCATCGCGCTGTCCCTCCTGCTCGCCGTACCCGCCCTGGTGGCCGTACGGCTGGGCGCGCCCCGGCTCCGGCCGGTCGTCGAGGTGATGTGCATGCTGCCGCTCGTCGTGCCGCCGATCGCGCTCGTCACCGGCATCAGCACAGTGCTGCGCTGGGGACCCGACCACCTCGCGCGCACCCCGCTCTACCAGACGTTCCTCGCGGTCCAGAACGAGGACTTCCCCTTCGTCCTGGTCCTCGCCTACACCGTCATGGCCCTGCCGTTCGTGTACCGCTCCCTCGACGCGGGACTGCGCGCCCTCGATGTACCCACGCTCGTCGAAGCCGCCCGCAACTGCGGGGCGAGCCGGCCCCACGTGATGCTCCGCGTGATCCTGCCCAACCTGCGTACGTCGCTCGCCGGCGCCGCGTTCCTCACCCTGGCCCTGGTCCTCGGCGAGTTCACCATCGCCTCGCTCCTCGGCTTCCAGCCGTTCGCCGTGTGGATCGTCTCCATCTCCGGAGCCCAGGCCCGGATGTCGGTGGCCGTCTCCCTCCTCAGCCTGCTCATCACCTGGCTCCTGCTGCTCGTCCTGTCCCGGGCGGGCACGGACTCGACCAGCACGCCCGGTGACCGCCGTACCTCCCGCAAGGAGTCCTGATCATGTCCTCAGCCACAGCGGAGCGCCTCGAGCCCGCCACAGCGACGGGAGCGCGTGTCGAATTCCATGGCCTGCGCCGCGCGTTCGGCGACACCGTCGCCCTCGACGGGCTCGACCTGACCGTCGAACCCGGAGAACTCCTCGCCCTGCTGGGCCCCTCGGGCTGCGGCAAGACGACCGCGCTGCGCGTCCTCGCCGGCTTCGAACGGCCCGACGCGGGCGAAGTCCTCGTCGACGGGGCCGATGTCACCCACGTGCCGGCCAACCGGCGCGACGCCGGCATGGTCTTCCAGTCGTACAGCCTCTTCCCCAACCTCACCGCCCGCGACAACGTCGCCTTCGGCCTGCGCGTACGGAAGGTCGGGGCGGCCGAGCGCCGCGCTCGTGCCGCCGAACTCCTCGACCTGGTGGGGCTGCCCGAGCACGGCGACCGCTACCCGCACCAGATGTCGGGCGGCCAGCAGCAGCGGGTCGCGCTCGCCCGGGCGCTCGCCCTGCGGCCCCGCGTCCTGCTGCTCGACGAGCCGCTGTCCGCGCTCGACGCCAAGGTCCGGCTGAGCCTGCGCGAGGAGATCCGGCGGCTCCAGCTCTCCCTCGGCATCACCACCGTCTTCGTGACCCACGACCAGGAGGAGGCGCTGTCCATGGCGGACCGCGTCGCCGTCCTCAACGCCGGGAAGCTGGAGCAGTGCGCGGCCCCGGCCGAGCTGTACCGCCGGCCGGCGACCGCCTTCGTCGCCGAGTTCGTCGGCACCATGAACCGGCTCCCGGGCCGGCTGACCGACTCGGGCCTCGTCGAGGTCGCGGGCACCCGGCTGCCCGTCGACGGCGAGGCCCCCGCCGCCGGAGACGTCGACGTGCTCGTCCGGCCCGAGAACGTCACCGTGACCGCGGACCCCGACGGCGACGGCACGGTCGTCTCCACGTCCTTCCTCGGCTCGGTCACCCGCGTCCACCTCGACCACGCCGGTACGCGGGTCAAGGCGGACCTTCCCTCGCGGGAAGCGGGCGCGCTCGCCCCGGGCGTCCGGGTCACCGTCGGCCTCGCCGCGCATCCCGTGCTCGTCGCGCCGAGGACGACACGGTGAGCGCACTCGCCGCCGTCCTGTTCGACATGGACGGCACCCTCGTGGACACCGAGGTCCTGTGGTGGGACGCCACCGAGGAGATCGCCGCGCGTCTCGGTCACCGGCTGACGCACACCGACGCACCCGAGGTCGTCGGACGGGCCGTCGAGGACACCGCCGCCCACTTGGTGCGCATCACCGGCGCGCCGGACAGGGACGGGGTCGTGACGGCGCTGACCACCGCCTTCCAGGAGCGCGTCGACGAGGGCGCGCCCCTTCGCCCGGGTGCGGGGCGGCTGCTGGCCGACCTGGAGCAGGAAGGTGTGCCGTTCGCGTTGGTGAGCGCGTCACCCCGGTCGGTCGTCGACTCGGTGGTCGGCGGCGCGCTCGCGCGCGTTCCGTTCGCCTTCACCCTCTCGGCCGACGACACCGACCGGACCAAGCCGCACCCCGACCCGTACCGCGCGGCCGCTCGACGGCTCGGGGCGTCCCCGGAGGCGTGTGTGGCCATCGAGGACTCGCCGGACGGAGCCGCCTCCGCCGATGCCGCAGGGTGCCGCGTCCTGGTCGTCCCCTCCCTGCTGCCGGTGCCCTCGGGGCAGAGGCGGACCTTCGCGGACAGCCTGGAAGACGTGTCGCTCGACGAGCTGCGCAGCCTCGTCACCGATGGCACAGCGGCCCTCCCGACGGACAGCCGGCTGGAACCGCGGGTCCGAGGCTGACGCGCGGGGGGCACGCCTTCTGGCAGGTCCGACAGGTCGTCGTCGCCCGAAAGCCGCCCTGCCGGGCCCGTATCCGGGCTCGCAGGGCGGCTTTCCGCGTACGCGGTGGGGCGCCGGCCGGTCAGCCCACGAGCTGGTTCTCCCGTGCGGAGTGCTCCGAGGGCAGCGCACGGTGGTCCGACAGCTTCTCGCCCTCGACGTCGATGTTCGGCAGGAGCCGGTCGAGCCACTTCGGCAGCCACCAGGCGGACGTGCCGAGCAGGGCGAACAGGGCGGGCACGATGGCCATGCGGACGACGAACGCGTCGAAGAGGACGGCGGCGGCGAGACCGAAGCCGATCATCTTGACGAAGTCGTTGTCCTCCACGATGAAGCCGGAGAACACGCTGGTCATGATGATCGCGGCCGCGCTGACCACCCGGCCGCCGTACCGGAACCCGGTGACGACCGCCTCGCCGGGACGGGCGCCGTGGACGTACGCCTCACGCATCCGGGAGACCAGGAAGACCTCGTAGTCCATCGCCAGACCGAAGACCACGCCGATCATGAAGATCGGCAGGGTGCTCATGACCGGGCCCGGCTGGTCGACGCCGACGACGTCGGCGAGCCAGCCCCACTGGAACACGGCGACGACGGCGCCGAGGGCCGCGCTCACCGACAGGAGGAAGCCGAGCGCCGCCTTGAGCGGCACGAGCACGGAGCGGAAGACCAGCATGAGCAGGAGGAAGGCCAGGCCGACGACGAGGCCGAGGTACGGGAGCAGGGCGTCGTCCAGGGTCTGCGAGAAGTCGATGAACATCGCCGTCTGACCGGCGACCATGATCTCGGCGGCGCCCGTCCGGGATTCGAGACCGCTCGCCATGCCTCGCAGGGAACGCACCAGGTCCTCCGTCCTGGTGTCGGTGGGGCCGGTGTCGGGGACGACGTTGACGAGGGCGGTGTCGCCCGACGGGTTGGTGGTCACGGGGGAGACGGCGTCGACTCCGGGGACCCCTTCGAGAGCGGTACGGACCCGCTCCGCCGCCTTCTTCGCGTCCTTCGCCTCGACGGTGACCGTCAGGGGCCCGTTGAAGCCGGGACCGAAGGAGTCCGACAGCATGTCGTACGCCTTGCGCTGGGTGGTGTGGGTGGCCATGGCGCCCTCGCCCGGCAGGCCGAGGTCGAGGCTCGTGGCGGGCAGGGCGACGGCGCCCAGGCCCAGCACGCCGAGCAGGAGGACGGTGAGGGGGCGGCGCAGTACGAGGCCGGCCCAGCGGGCGCCGAGGTTCGGCTTGCGGCGGGCCGCGCGCTTGGCGGCCCCGCGCTGCTGACGCTCCGACAGCGGCTTGCCGGTGTACTGCTTGCGGTCCCGGCGGGCGAGGACCCGGACGGGGGCGAAGCCGAGGAGCGCGGGCACGAACGTGATGGCGACGAGGACGGCCACGGCGACCGTGCCGGCCGCGGTCAGGCCCATCTTGGTGAGCATCGGGACGTTCACCACCGCGAGTCCCGCCAGGGCGATGATGACGGTGAGCCCGGCGAAGACGACGGCCGAGCCGGCGGTGCCCACGGCGCGCGAGGCGGCCTCCGCGCGCTCGCGTCCCTCGGCGATCTCGGAGCGGTAGCGGGAGACGATGAACAGGGCGTAGTCGATGCCGACGGCGAGACCGATCATCATCGCGAGGATCGAGGTGGTCGACGACAGGCCGAAGGTGGCCGCGAGCGCCGTGATGCCGCTGACGCCGATGCCGACGCCGATCACGGCCGTCAGCAGGGGCATTCCGGCGGCCACCAGGGAGCCGAAGGTGAGGAGCAGGACCACGGCGGAGACGAGGATGCCGATCTGCTCACCCGTACCGCCCATCGCCTGCTCGATCTTCACGGCGTCGCCGCCCGCCTCGACGGCGAGACCCGTCTCCCGGGCCCGCTCCATCGCGTCGGTGAGACCGTCGTGCGCCACGTCGGTCAGCTCGGTCGCCTTCGCCCCGTACGTGACGTAGGCGTACGCGGTCGTACCGTCGCCGCTCACGGCGTTCGCCTCGAACGGGCCGGCCACGCGCTCGACTTGGGGCGCCTCGGCCAGGTCGGCGACGAGCCGCTCGACCTGCTCCTTGCGGACGGGGGAGGTGATCTTCTCGGTGCCGGGGGCGCGGATGACGACGCGGGCGGCGGCGCCGTCCGCGCGGGCGTCCGGGAACTTCTCCTGGAGGAGGTCGAACGCCTTCTGCGACTCCGTGCCCGGCATCGAGAAGGTGTCGGCCGGCGGGGCGGCGGCGGTGGAGGCCGCGAAGCCCGCACCGACCAGGGCAAGGAGCCACAGGAGGACGACCAGGCCCCGCCTTCGGAAGGCGAAGCGGCCCAGTCGGGAGAGGAACATGGCCACAGTGGAGGAGTCCTGTTCTGTGAGGCGGTCACGCCGCCGACGGCACACCGGAGGTACGCCAGAGGCGCCGTCGGCGACGGACCGGGTCTTTGCGGGGGAGGAACGGTGCTCATCGGGCACCAGGGACACCGCGCGCAAGGGGCGGACCGGTGTCGGTGGGGAGTTGCCCGCGGAGGGGCGGTCGCTCGGGGCGACTTCGGTGACGCTCGTGGAGA harbors:
- a CDS encoding SRPBCC family protein; amino-acid sequence: MAWVTGGLVAVGAVGGAVAGYLGLVTGALPLDVGIGRRTRPLGPQTVDIAAPRETVFEVIAQPYLGQATRAMREKVQVVERGADMVLAAHHTPVAGGRLTSTTVETVRFTRPERVDFRLVRGPVPAVTESFTLSERGPGTRLVYEGELSTDLWRAGQWWGGVVAPRWEATVAASLAAVGQEAERRSALS
- a CDS encoding CDP-alcohol phosphatidyltransferase family protein, with translation MESAAKSVSEYADSRAATDALLSVLREGRMSPPALARFMSQAAHRSLRQAADRPRALAELTALHGLLLALAAGRRPGRRWVATSWALAALHLGLLERRERLTTADTLTLIRANLPALPGGASRWSGLLAITLDLADGRLARRHGTASPFGDYADTFADAAYWTWLTLGHEPSRTVRAAAVAAWALPVVTVTAIALRGGAMPERPRPTLLRPAAALQGLVALRHLTRR
- a CDS encoding GntR family transcriptional regulator; its protein translation is MTAIYVEIAEGLRRSILRGEYPVGARLPSESDLAARWSASRGTVRQAVALLTSEGLIGSRQGARRIVLRKERRHSFAELHSFAQWARTMGYEATSRFLHRERRRATPEEARRLTLPEGAEILDVLRLRFLDGEPVMVERTAYADWVAPTVETLPVDCASIMDSMAEEAGIVAHYGEHLIDAVPAGSDDARLLRVRRGSPLLRQRHLTSNPDGRPIEWTDDRYRAGSITFNVSNSVGTAPLVRDPGSRLM
- a CDS encoding ABC transporter substrate-binding protein, with protein sequence MLGAVVLTTVTACGAAPEGAAGAAGDGAKAATAASAEDFGGMDALVKAAKQEGTLHVIALPPDWANYGELIKAFETKYGIKVESENPDASSADEIAAVKSRKGQKRAPDVLDLGIAFARSGAEEGLFAPYKVEAWDKIPAGQKDETGRWYNDYGGYVSIGCDAKRIANCPQTFADLLKPEYKGKVALNGNPTKSGSAFGGVYAAALADKGSFADIQPGIDFFGKLKKSGNFIPVESTPATVEKGETPISIDWDYLNAGYADQFKDKGVDWKVAVPADGVYAQFYSQAINKDAPHPAAARLWMEFLYSTEGQNLWLKGYARPVLLPAMTADGSADKTFVAKLPKVDGTPAFPTSAELDKAKATLAEKWDKAVS
- a CDS encoding ABC transporter permease, with the protein product MPSVSSTPTKGTAGGTRRRRRGPRTWLAALPLIVFTGLCFGLPLCALLYGAVTRTDPATGATALTGEHLSRSLQGPYLGSLVGSVQLSALTALIGSVLGVLIAQAVVTSRSRALRGAVLTASGVLANFGGVPLAFAFIATLGISGVVTQLADLTSLGWNLYSFTGLTVVYLYFLIPLMVLVILPALDGLRPQWREAAQNAGAGGRQYWRHVGIPVLAPSLLGGFVLLFGSAFAAHATAAALVGGSVPLVTLKIADALSGNVLVGQENVALALGLDMILIAGAVMAVYLPLQRRSARWLR
- a CDS encoding ABC transporter permease, with protein sequence MAAMTPTAPDVAPEGGARADRPATPARTGRRSGPRPRLWRGLVLGLGGAYFLVPLIASFVFTVHTPGQGVSFEAYTALLTAEGFTESLLLSLGLAAATIALSLLLAVPALVAVRLGAPRLRPVVEVMCMLPLVVPPIALVTGISTVLRWGPDHLARTPLYQTFLAVQNEDFPFVLVLAYTVMALPFVYRSLDAGLRALDVPTLVEAARNCGASRPHVMLRVILPNLRTSLAGAAFLTLALVLGEFTIASLLGFQPFAVWIVSISGAQARMSVAVSLLSLLITWLLLLVLSRAGTDSTSTPGDRRTSRKES
- a CDS encoding ABC transporter ATP-binding protein; translation: MSSATAERLEPATATGARVEFHGLRRAFGDTVALDGLDLTVEPGELLALLGPSGCGKTTALRVLAGFERPDAGEVLVDGADVTHVPANRRDAGMVFQSYSLFPNLTARDNVAFGLRVRKVGAAERRARAAELLDLVGLPEHGDRYPHQMSGGQQQRVALARALALRPRVLLLDEPLSALDAKVRLSLREEIRRLQLSLGITTVFVTHDQEEALSMADRVAVLNAGKLEQCAAPAELYRRPATAFVAEFVGTMNRLPGRLTDSGLVEVAGTRLPVDGEAPAAGDVDVLVRPENVTVTADPDGDGTVVSTSFLGSVTRVHLDHAGTRVKADLPSREAGALAPGVRVTVGLAAHPVLVAPRTTR
- a CDS encoding HAD family hydrolase; this encodes MSALAAVLFDMDGTLVDTEVLWWDATEEIAARLGHRLTHTDAPEVVGRAVEDTAAHLVRITGAPDRDGVVTALTTAFQERVDEGAPLRPGAGRLLADLEQEGVPFALVSASPRSVVDSVVGGALARVPFAFTLSADDTDRTKPHPDPYRAAARRLGASPEACVAIEDSPDGAASADAAGCRVLVVPSLLPVPSGQRRTFADSLEDVSLDELRSLVTDGTAALPTDSRLEPRVRG
- a CDS encoding MMPL family transporter, with product MAMFLSRLGRFAFRRRGLVVLLWLLALVGAGFAASTAAAPPADTFSMPGTESQKAFDLLQEKFPDARADGAAARVVIRAPGTEKITSPVRKEQVERLVADLAEAPQVERVAGPFEANAVSGDGTTAYAYVTYGAKATELTDVAHDGLTDAMERARETGLAVEAGGDAVKIEQAMGGTGEQIGILVSAVVLLLTFGSLVAAGMPLLTAVIGVGIGVSGITALAATFGLSSTTSILAMMIGLAVGIDYALFIVSRYRSEIAEGRERAEAASRAVGTAGSAVVFAGLTVIIALAGLAVVNVPMLTKMGLTAAGTVAVAVLVAITFVPALLGFAPVRVLARRDRKQYTGKPLSERQQRGAAKRAARRKPNLGARWAGLVLRRPLTVLLLGVLGLGAVALPATSLDLGLPGEGAMATHTTQRKAYDMLSDSFGPGFNGPLTVTVEAKDAKKAAERVRTALEGVPGVDAVSPVTTNPSGDTALVNVVPDTGPTDTRTEDLVRSLRGMASGLESRTGAAEIMVAGQTAMFIDFSQTLDDALLPYLGLVVGLAFLLLMLVFRSVLVPLKAALGFLLSVSAALGAVVAVFQWGWLADVVGVDQPGPVMSTLPIFMIGVVFGLAMDYEVFLVSRMREAYVHGARPGEAVVTGFRYGGRVVSAAAIIMTSVFSGFIVEDNDFVKMIGFGLAAAVLFDAFVVRMAIVPALFALLGTSAWWLPKWLDRLLPNIDVEGEKLSDHRALPSEHSARENQLVG